The Terriglobales bacterium genome contains the following window.
CCAAGACCTCGTACCCGTGGAAGGAGTTCGAAGGCAGCGGCGTGGTGCTGGCCTTCGGCACCGATTATCCCGTGGAGCCCATCACGCCCTTCCGCGGGCTCTACGCCGCGGTGACGCGCATGGACGAGGCCGGCACTCATAGCTGGTATCCCGAACAGAAGCTGAGCATCGACGAAGCCATCGCTGCCTACACCTGGGGCAGCGCCTACGCCCAGTTTGCAGAGAAAGACAAAGGCATGCTCGCGCCCGGCTATCTGGCCGACTTCGTGGTGCTGGACCGCGACCTGACCAAGGTCGCGCCCGCCGAGATCCTCAAGACCCGCGTGCTGCGCACCGTGGTCGGCGGCAAGACGGTGTACGAAGCCAAGTGAGCGGCGCGCGTCCTCGCTGCGCCCTCGCTTCGCTCCGGGCTCGCTCGGACGCGATTCCTTTTTGACCCGTGGGCCCAGGACTGCGCGCGCCGAACGCGCTTCGTCCTGGGCTATTGTCAACCGGCCCTGCGGGCCTGGCGGTCGCTGTGCCGTCCCTGGCGGGACTCGGAATTTCTCCTTCACTCTTCCCGGCACTGACGTGCCGGGCTCACCCGTGCCGCGCCTGACGGCGTTGCCCCCCGGCTGGTTCAAATGACCCGATGACCCGATGGCCCGATCACCCGATCGGAACCTGATCGAGATCGACCATTGCTCTCCTCCGTGTCCTCTGTGTCCTCTGTGGTTAAATGACCGAATGTCCCGGAGCGCCAAAGCCCACATCCTGCTGGTGCTGGTGACGCTGGCTTGGGGTGTCACCTTCGTGGTCATCAAGGACGCCCTCCAGGACATCACCCCGCTGCTGTTCAACGCCGTGCGCATGCTGCTGGCGGCGCTGTGCCTGGCGGCCTTCTACTTCCGGCGGTTGCGGAAGGTCTCAAGCGCCACCCTGCGCGCCGGGCTGCTGGTCGGCGCCTTCCTGTGGCTGGGTTACGAGTTCCAGACCACCGGGCTGGTGCTGACCACGCCTTCAAAATCGGCCTTCATCACCGGACTCTCGGTGGTGCTGGTGCCGGTCTTCCTGGCCATCGGCTGGCGGCGCATGGTGAACCATTGGACGGCGGCGGGAGTGGCGGCGGCCTTCGTCGGGCTCTACCTGCTGACCGTGCCCGCGGACGGCCGGCACCTGCTCAGCCTGGAAGGCGTCAACCGCGGCGACCTGCTGACCCTGGGCTGCGCCGTGGCCTTCGCCTTTCAGATCATCTTCCTGGGCCGGGCCATGCGCGCGCACCACTACCAGCAGGTGGCGGTGCTGCAGGCCGCCACCGCGGCGGTGCTGATGGCCGCGACCGCGCCCCTGCTGGAGCATCCCCACGCGGTGTGGTCGGGGCGGGTGCTGGGAGCGATCGCGGTGACGGCCCTGTTCTGCACCGCCGCCGCCTTCACCATCCAGGCGTGGGCGCAGCAGTTCACGCCGCCCACCCACACCGCGCTCATCTTTTCTCTGGAGCCGGTCTTCGCCTGGCTGACCTCCTACATCGTGCTGGGCGAGCGCCTGGGGTTGCGCGCCGGCTTGGGCGCCGCCCTTATCCTGGGCGGAGTCCTGCTCTCCGAACTGAAGGGCAGCGCGGCCCAGCCTGCTACCGAAGTAGGGCCGGCGCTGCCGGAGGCCCCCTCGGAAGAGGCGTAGCCGCGCCCGTGGGCTTCCAGCTAACGTTCTCCGGCTTTTCTGCGTCTAAGAGAGAGACGGCATCTCAGGCCATGTGCAAATCCACCTGCAGTATCCCAGCATCAAACCGCGAAGGTATAATTGGCCATTCGACCCCGGGGGAGGATCCCGTATGAACGCCCGCCTGACCCAGCTCTTGGAGCGCCTGAAGGCGCGCCGCCTGGCTTACACCCTGACGATCGCTCTGACCCTGGCCGTTGGCATCCTGATCGGCACAGTGATCTCGCACGGCGTGAAAGGAAGAGCCCTCGCCGGCACGGATCCGGCACCGCTGACGGTGCCGCCGGTGCAGAGGCAGAGTTCGCAGTTCGGACAGATCGCCAAGGCGGTGGAGCCCTCGGTGGTCAACATCAACACCGACTCCGTGATCAAGGCGCCCAAGCGGCGGCGCGCTCCCGGCGGCGGAGGCGGGGACGACGATCCCTTCCACGACTTCTTCGACCGCTTCTTTGGCGCGCCCGACGGCGGCGACGGCTCCGTGCGCGAGCGCTCCCTGGGCTCGGGCGTGATCGTGGATTCGAGCGGCTACATCATCACCAACCAGCACGTCATCGACAACGCCACCCGGGTGCGGGTGAAGCTGATGGATGATCCTCCGGGGGTGCTGCACGACGCCGAGATCGTCGGCAGCGACAAGGAAACCGATCTGGCCGTCATCAAGGTCAACGTGGGCCATCCCTTGAAGGCCGCCAAGATCGGCAACTCCGACTCCGTGGACGTGGGCGACTGGGTGCTGGCCATCGGCAGTCCCTTCAACCTGGAAGAGACGGTCACCGCCGGCATCATCTCAGCCAAGGGCCGCAACATCGTCTCCCAGCGCCAATTCCAGAGCTTCCTGCAAACCGATGCGGCCATCAATCCCGGCAACTCCGGTGGCCCGCTGGTCAACATGAACGGCGAGGTCATCGGCATCAACACCGCCATCTACACCGAGTCCGCCGGCTACGAGGGCGTGGGCTTCGCCATGCCTTCCAACACCGTGGCCGAGGTCTACAACCAGCTGGTGCAGGGGCCGGACCACCGCGTGGTGCGCGGCTCCATCGGGGTGGAGTTCAACGCTCAGCCCAGCCCCGCCATCGCGCGCGTGTACGGCGGCGGCGCGGGTGGGGGCGTGACCATCGCCAACGTGACCCCGGGCGGCCCCGCCGACTCCGCCGGACTGAAGACCGGCGACACCATCGTCTCGGTCAACGGCAAGGAGGTCAGAACGGGCGACGAGCTGGTCAACGAGATCTCCCTGCTGAAGCCGGGCACCAAAGCGAAGCTGGGCTACTTCCGCGACGGCAGGGAGCGCGACGCCGAGGTCACCATCGCCGACCGCGCCAAGCTCTTCGCCGCTCGCTTGGGCGACGACAACTCCAGCGACGAGGAGTCCAAGCCCACCGACAGCAAGTTGGGGCTCAGCGTGCGCAATCTGACCCCCGATCTCGCCGACCGCCTGGAGGTGCCCGCGGGCAAGGGCGTGGTGGTGCAGGACGTGAAGCCCGGCTCCTTCGCCGACGACCTTAACTTCAGCCGTGGCGACATCATCCTGCAGATCAACAAGCAGCCGGTGAACAGCGAAGAGGACTTCCGCCGCCTGCAGGGGCAGCTCAAGAGCGGGCAGGACGTGGTCTTCCTGGTGCTGCCGCGTGCCGGCGGCCGCAATGGCGGGACCATCTTCCTGGCCGGCACACTTCCGTAACCCGAGGGGGGCGGTTTTGCGCTGGCGCTGGGACCCGCGGCGTGAAATGATGGTCTCAGCCCAGCCCCCCGGCCGGGCCCTCTGAAGCGCTCTTCGAGGTGTGGTTTGCCGTTCCAGTCTTCCCAGCGGTCGCGCATGGCCGGCGCCCTTTGCGCCGCGGCCCTTTGCGCCAGCCTGCTCTGCGCCCTGCCGGCGCCGGCAGGCGCGGCTGCGCCGACCAAGGGCAAGGCGGCGAAGCCAAAGAGCGGAAGCTCGCGGCGCAGCCGACACGCCTGGCGCGCACGCGGCCAGAAGAGCATCGATGAGGCCCGCGCCCGCGAGATCCAGCAGGCCCTGATCCGCGAGGGGTATCTGGACGGCCAGGCCAGTGGGCAGTGGGACGCACGCAGCAAGGACGCCATGACCCGCTACCAGGCCGACCACGGCTGGCAGACCCGCACCGTACCGGATGCGCGCGCGCTCATCAAGCTGGGCTTGGGACCGGCGGACGTGACCACCGTCCCCCCGGGCCCCCCACCCGCGCCCGCCGCGACACCCTCCAGCGCCGAGAAGTCGCCCTCCACCGCCGCGCGCCAGCGCTGAATCCTCGCGCCCGGCGTTCCACCGCCGCCTACGCCCTTTTCTGCGTGTCCAGCACCGCCCGCACCTTGCGGGCCAGCGCCTCGGTGGTGAAGGGCTTCTGCAGGAAGGCGGTGCCGGGCTCGAGCACGCCATGGTGCACGATGGCTTCGTCGGTGTAGCCCGACATGTAGAGCACCTTCATGTCGGGGCGGAGGGCGGAGAGGCGGAGGGCGAGCTCGTGGCCGCTCATCTGGGCCAGGACCACGTCGGTGAGCAGCAGGTGGATGGTTCCGGCGTGCCGCTCGCACAGCAGCAGGGCCTCGCCGCCGTGCCGGGCCTGCAGCACGGTGTATCCGTTCTTGCGGAGGACCTCGTGCACCAGGGCGCGCACGCCGTCCTCGTCTTCCACCAGCAGGATGGTCTCGTTGCCGCGCTGGGTGCGGGAACTGCCGCGGTCGGGGATGTGTTCGGCGGGCTGGTCCACGCGCGGCAGGTAGACCTTGAAGGTGGTGCCCAAGCCCACCTCGCTGTACACCCAGATGTAGCCGCCACTCTGTTTGATGATGCCGTACACGGTGGAGAGGCCGAGCCCCGTGCCCTTGCCCTGCTCCTTGGTGGTGAAGAAGGGTTCGAAGACGCGGGCGCAGGTGTCGGCGTCCATGCCCACCCCGGTGTCGCTCACCGAGATGACCACGTAGGCCCCGGGCTTCACCGCCACGTGCTCGCGGGCGTAGTCCTTGTCGAGCACGACGTTGCTGGTCTCCAGGGTGAGCTTGCCGCCCTTGGGCATGGCGTCGCGGGCATTGACCGCCAGGTTCATGATCACCTGCTCGACTTGGCCGGGATCGGCCTTCACCCGGCCGATGGCGGGGTCGAGCACGGTGACCAGGTCGACGTCCTCTCCCAGCAGCCGGCGCAGCAGCTTTTCCATGTTGCTGAGCACGGTGTTGAGGTCGAGCACGCGCGGTTCCAGCACCTGCTGGCGGCTGAAGGCGAGGAGCTGGTTGGTGAGGGAAGCGGCGCGGTCGGCGGCCTTCTGCACCTCCTCCACCTCGGCACGCATGGGATCGGTGTCCTTGAGCTCCTTGAGCATGAGCTCGCTGTATCCCTTGATGACGGTGAGCAGGTTGTTGAAGTCGTGGGCCACGCCGCCGGCCAGGCGGCCCACCGCTTCCATCTTCTGGGCCTGGCGCAACTGCTCCTCCAGGAGAT
Protein-coding sequences here:
- a CDS encoding amidohydrolase family protein, translating into KTSYPWKEFEGSGVVLAFGTDYPVEPITPFRGLYAAVTRMDEAGTHSWYPEQKLSIDEAIAAYTWGSAYAQFAEKDKGMLAPGYLADFVVLDRDLTKVAPAEILKTRVLRTVVGGKTVYEAK
- a CDS encoding DMT family transporter, yielding MSRSAKAHILLVLVTLAWGVTFVVIKDALQDITPLLFNAVRMLLAALCLAAFYFRRLRKVSSATLRAGLLVGAFLWLGYEFQTTGLVLTTPSKSAFITGLSVVLVPVFLAIGWRRMVNHWTAAGVAAAFVGLYLLTVPADGRHLLSLEGVNRGDLLTLGCAVAFAFQIIFLGRAMRAHHYQQVAVLQAATAAVLMAATAPLLEHPHAVWSGRVLGAIAVTALFCTAAAFTIQAWAQQFTPPTHTALIFSLEPVFAWLTSYIVLGERLGLRAGLGAALILGGVLLSELKGSAAQPATEVGPALPEAPSEEA
- a CDS encoding Do family serine endopeptidase produces the protein MNARLTQLLERLKARRLAYTLTIALTLAVGILIGTVISHGVKGRALAGTDPAPLTVPPVQRQSSQFGQIAKAVEPSVVNINTDSVIKAPKRRRAPGGGGGDDDPFHDFFDRFFGAPDGGDGSVRERSLGSGVIVDSSGYIITNQHVIDNATRVRVKLMDDPPGVLHDAEIVGSDKETDLAVIKVNVGHPLKAAKIGNSDSVDVGDWVLAIGSPFNLEETVTAGIISAKGRNIVSQRQFQSFLQTDAAINPGNSGGPLVNMNGEVIGINTAIYTESAGYEGVGFAMPSNTVAEVYNQLVQGPDHRVVRGSIGVEFNAQPSPAIARVYGGGAGGGVTIANVTPGGPADSAGLKTGDTIVSVNGKEVRTGDELVNEISLLKPGTKAKLGYFRDGRERDAEVTIADRAKLFAARLGDDNSSDEESKPTDSKLGLSVRNLTPDLADRLEVPAGKGVVVQDVKPGSFADDLNFSRGDIILQINKQPVNSEEDFRRLQGQLKSGQDVVFLVLPRAGGRNGGTIFLAGTLP
- a CDS encoding peptidoglycan-binding domain-containing protein; this encodes MAGALCAAALCASLLCALPAPAGAAAPTKGKAAKPKSGSSRRSRHAWRARGQKSIDEARAREIQQALIREGYLDGQASGQWDARSKDAMTRYQADHGWQTRTVPDARALIKLGLGPADVTTVPPGPPPAPAATPSSAEKSPSTAARQR